The genomic stretch TCAATGCTCAATCCCAGCCTGCCCAGCTTGTCAGTGGACAATACATCCACACCACACTGATAGATTATAAAATCAGGCTCCACCTGATCGATCAATCGCGGGAGATTTTCCTTAAGTGTCTTTATGTAGAATTCATCCCCCACTTTGTCGGGCAAAGGCACATCCAGATCGGACTTTTCTTTGTGCAAAGGGTAATTGGCAGCACCATGCATACTGAACGTAAAGACAGCCTTTTCGTCTTTAAAGATTTCGGCAGTACCATTGCCTTGGTGAACATCCAGGTCAACCACCAGGACTTTCTTGGCCAGTTGGTTTTTGATCAAGTAATTTGCGGAGATCCCGATATCATTGAGCAAACAAAACCCCTCTCCCCTGTCTGAAAAAGCATGGTGGGTTCCCCCCGCAATGTTCATCGCAATGCCATGCTCCAGTGCAAAAAGGCATGCTTGGACAGAGCCATCCATAATGTGAATTTCCCGATCCACCAAAGAGGCACTCAGCGGGAATCCTGTCTTTCTGATTTCTGATTTGGAAAGTGTAAGCTCAGTAAGTTTTCGCAGATATGCTTCCTCATGCGGGCCGATGATCCATCCCCTATCCAGCGCACCCGGTTCGAACAGGTTACGTTGCGCTATTGTCCCCTCATACAGCAATTGTTCCGGTAACAATTCATACTTTTCCATTGGAAACCTATGCCCTGCGGGTAAAGGGTGTGCATACTTGGAAGACCAGGCGATCTTTAACATAGCTGACAAAATAAAACCGTTTGCTGGGGATCAACAAACGGTTTGGCCAATTAGTTTTGAAAAAACGGCAATTACTCCTCAATATCCTCAGACTGGAAGGAATAAAGGGTATCATCCAGCTTAATGGTATCGTCGTTAAATTCCTTAATGAATTTTTTAATGACCGTATCATCGATGTGGTCCACGTACAGTGCTGCATCCACACCGATACCAAAGTCATGATTGGTGTCCATGTCTATAAACTCCTGTACCTTTACGGCCTCTTCTTCTTCCAGGTCCATGATGATCTCTGTAATAAACCACCCGATCTCTTCTTCGTCATTGTCCAAAGGCTTAAGATTTCCATTTTCATCCTCCTCATAATTGATTCCCTTAAAATTAGGGAATTTCTGGGCAGCTTTATGTTCTGCCAGTTCATAGATTTCACTGGAGTGATGAAGCCTCAGCGTATAGAGCGCTGCGTCATAAATCACTTCCCTTCCCTCAAACATCCCTAGAAAGTAAAAATTTTTAAACTCTTCGTTGTTCCCATCAGAAGGTATCACCTTGTAGGATTTCCCTGAAGCCTTTAGCTCTTCTTTCAGGGCTTTGATTGTCTCGGGCCTAAACCCATCATTCTTATATAACATATCTACTGTCAAAAGGGTGTATTAACTAATAATCTAATCAATCGATATAAAAATGTACATCCTGAATTGTACCAATCTACACTCAAACTTTACTAAGTAATTAAATTACAATTAATTACAATAAAAAAAAATGAATGCAGAAAAATTTCAGGACCCATGATCCAACTTCAGCCTTATGCCGAACTACTTCTCACTATCGAACAAAGA from Echinicola soli encodes the following:
- a CDS encoding histone deacetylase family protein — protein: MLKIAWSSKYAHPLPAGHRFPMEKYELLPEQLLYEGTIAQRNLFEPGALDRGWIIGPHEEAYLRKLTELTLSKSEIRKTGFPLSASLVDREIHIMDGSVQACLFALEHGIAMNIAGGTHHAFSDRGEGFCLLNDIGISANYLIKNQLAKKVLVVDLDVHQGNGTAEIFKDEKAVFTFSMHGAANYPLHKEKSDLDVPLPDKVGDEFYIKTLKENLPRLIDQVEPDFIIYQCGVDVLSTDKLGRLGLSIEGCKARDRMVLEMAHQDEIPMMCCMGGGYAEKISHIIEAHANTYRLAQEIFF